TTTAGACTGAACTCATGTTCAGAGAGCACACTGCAGATGATATTAAACACTGACGTTTAAGACAATCCCACACGATAACCATTAGTTTCCACTAAGAATACTGATAACGCAGCTTCTGGACCTGACAACTAAGACTGACACCAACCACGGTCGTTGCCGACCATACGAAGAATAGAACTAATTCTAGAACTAATCCTGTACAAAAGTAAGAAACCACCAGTACGCGAAGTCGACGAATTGCTGTGCTCAGTGTATACGAGCAATAGTGACCACGATGAAGACAAACACagagagcatgaaggacatcCTCACTATATCATCAGACATATCGTAGTCCTTGTCCCCGGATTGGAAGAGCATGTTCACGAGCCCAAGTATTTTCTCAAGGAATTCCTTGATTTTCGCTTGGGTGTTTTCCAGGACCCACATCATGAATCCAGGAGGAGCAGTAGACCGTCCATTGAGATCAGTTTCCTTGGCTGAAAAGATAGGAATAAGTTGCATCAGATGAAGATCCATCCAGGCGTTCCACATAATAAAATGGAACCATTAGTTTGCGCATTTTCACATGACAAAGGTTTATTGAAGGGGCTGTTGCATAACTTAAGAACCAGATTAATTAAAATTAGCTGAAAAGATGGGATAAATTGCATCAGAAGCAGATTCATCCAACATATAAAGCAAGATCGGAACACGTCTAAATGGGTTATTTTGTCTATGCATTTTCACATGATTCAAAAGGTTGTTTAATTAAGGCCTGCTGCCTAGCCTGTTAACATTGTTTACCCATGCCAACCCGAAGATTCAAAAAGCGCAATCACACATACCATCCTGGAAGGATCTCTTGAATTCTTGTACCACCTCGTTCTCCATCACAGCATGCCATACAGCCTTATCTTTTGACAAGGCCATAACCATTTTCTGCATGAAGGCAACATAATGTTACTGTTCAGATTTCTTCAGACAATATATTTCAATGTAGTAACGTGTGAATATTTTGTGGCACCAAGTTCAGTTTGCTAGATATGAATAACGAAGTAAAGCCACATTAACCTGAACCGAAGGGTCTTCATGCAATAGGCGGAGTGCATCCAGTACACTCCCGTGTTCCTTTGTCAAAAGAGCACTTGAGTTACGAACGAGCATAGCAGGTTCAGTCCACTCATCTGATCCGACCTCAGATGCACCAGAATCTAGAGCAAAATGATTAACAATTAATCCACACGAAGGGTGCCCTGACATGGGCAGCGCAAGCGTTAGCTCAGGCGCATCAGAATCCACATCAGAAGGTTTCTCAAACACCCTGCAGGAATGAAATTGTCGATTTGCTTAGATGGAAGCATCATGTCAACCAGAGTGAATTGAATTGGCCAAATAAATATGAAGGTGACATGCTCTAAATAATAAAGGACGACAACTTCACTAAACAGGATAAGAAGCTCTAACTAGGCAATGACAAAGCAAGCATGTCAAAatcctaaagaaaaaaaaacgaatAAGGCTTTACTCCTCttagcagaaaaaaaaataaaaaaatggttATCCAAATGCTTGACGTCGTACAGCACATCTTGGCAGCAACGCGTACACTCTTGAACAATTTGAAGGATACACGAAACGAACATAAGGTATTTGGGACACGCTAACTGCCGCTTGACTAATTTGCAATTAAATACATCTGTCCTTGAAAAAAATTGCAATTCAGAGGAAAGCCATCTAATTCTGGCATAATCACCAGGCTAAACTAAGAATTAAATTAAACTGGACAATTTCTGATCTTAAACCAACTAGTTTTCGAAACCAATCTGATAATCCTATCACCCAAATCCACGATTATAGGTGAATAGGTAGAATCTTACTGCTTGATGCTGGCAACGGCGGCGCAGACCTCGTCGTCGGTAGGCGGGGCCCCGAACACAACCCCATGCTCCTCCGTGGCCTCCCCGCGGAAGCCGGCAATACCAGGCCTCGCCCCCGCTGCGACGACCTCCTCCCagtcctcctcgccgtcgcggcgcaGCGAGCGGGACTCCCAGGACGCGGTGCAGCCGCTGATCGAAgacgggggaggcggcgacgtGGCGCGCAGCGGGCGGCCGCCCCCGGCGCGCGAAAGTGAGCGGCCGCCTGCGCCGGAGGGGATGGCTGGCTTGACGGCGCGGCTAGCAAGGCGGACGAGGTTCTTGCTCATCGCCGATGATCCCTCGCCGGCTCTCCCACCCCGCCGCTCTCTCCTCGTGTGGACGACGTACACAACCATCGAAAcccggcgccgccctcgcctCGTCTCCTCCGAAACTGTAGTGTTTGTATGATGGGCTTCCTCAACGAAGGCTTCGGCCTTCGAGTGTTAAAATAGTCCAACCTTTACTCCAACCTGATTTAACAGATTCGGTCTATATACATATTTAtagataaaaatataaaatctaGCCTTTTATAAAAACTGATAACGAGACATGGCTACCGTTTGATCTCCAATCTAACGGGTAGAATGTACTTTGAAGCAGTTAAAGTTCTATGATACTTTAAATAATATATACTAGGGTTTACAAGTTTCTGATACTAAACATCATTTATTTTTTCCTAAGTGTACATCGCACAAACACATAATATTCTCTCTCCCGTCGGAAATTAAACATTGACGCAAAGATCTATAGGCACTTTTTATTCGTGGAGGATTATAATTTCTAAGTATATTTTAATCTTTGGCACCTATCTTAACCTTAACCTTTGTCTCTAAACTAAATACTTTAACTTACGTAGTACGTAGGAGTACTATTTATTCTCCTTCGACTCTTCAACTTAGTGAAATATTTTATTTTGGAAATACTACTATAAAAATCGCTTGTGCTTCTTTTAAGCCGTTGCGAGTTACGACTATTTTGCAGCTTGCAGCTTGCAGCATGCAGTAGCTCACTCAGGTACTTGGTATTTGGacttgcagctgcagctgaAGCCGCTGCAAAGTAGTACAAACAAACAGTTTGGATGTTTTGTGAAAAAAATAACCATATGGATATCTCCTTACCATCCTTCTTGTTTTGAAGTACTTTAGCTTTTAACTATCGGTTAGTTTCTTGCCAATGAAGTTATCTGAAGTTAGCGATATACCTGAGGTCAGCATGATATTTTCTTTCTGTGGAAGAAAACACGTGAGTTTGTTGCGTGATCTGGCTAATATCATCCCCCAACCCAACAGCTTATATAAAAGTACTAATGAGCCACTGTCAGATGTAGTTTTCTTTCTTGACGAAGCAATTATCTTATCTCTAATCTGAACAGCAACTCCGTGCCATGCAATGTGTCCCGTGACCGTGTTGCTTACTTTATCTATGTGCCCACTCTACGATGTCGCCGTTATATATTTTGAAATCAAAACACCCATGAtcgtagtaaaaaaaaaatacctaTAAGGGCAATTCGAATCATCAAGCAGGATTGCTAGGGGAAAAAACATGAGAATGAGTAACGATCGGTGTCTACACCCTCATCAAGGCGATGTTGCTGGTGCAGAGATCGCAGAGGGTACCAACTCGCGACGACAAACAGGCGGATCGGAAGCGTGACGCGAACCGGGACCGGGCCGATGCAGCGCTGGGTTCCGTGGATCCAGGGAGAGAGCGCGGCATCCAAGCAACGGTCGCCGGTCGGCCACCACAACAGGAACCGCCTTTCTTGGGCGCCCGTACCAGCAACATCTTCCCGTGCGTTCCGGTTGCGGGCTTGCGCGGCCGAAGGGATCGGCGCGCGTATCAGATGAGGACACTCGTAGCGTGTCGGTCAAGTTGATATTTTGGCCATTGCGGATTACTCAACGTCGTAATCATATTGGCACGCATGATACTGAAAAAGCTTGGCGACAGGATGCATCAGATGATTGCTGACTTTATTGATGCACTACATAGTTACAACACAAcatccatccaactgaactcctTGTTTCCTTCTCTAGACTTAGTGAAACTAGAACAACAACGACCCCATGATTGCAAACCTAATTCAACTACACACATGCTCATCAGCACATACAAATCCGACACAACGACATAGACACAAACAGATCCCTCCACGTCCACGAGCACGACGGAAGGACGCACGCTCCCATGACTGCCAGAGATGTCACACCACCACCGTCTCCACGTTCCCGtggcacgacgacgacgacccggcggcagcggcgtccgGGGCCCCCGCCAGGATCTGGTGCGCCAGCGCCGCGACGGCCGCGCCGATCATGGGCCCGGCCCAGTACACGGCCTGGTTCTTGTAGTTCCCGCTGACGACGGCCGGCCCGAACGAGCGCGCCGGGTTCATGGACGCGCCCGTCAGCGGACCCGCCGACAGCACGAGCGCGCCCGCCACCAGCCCGACGGCCAGCGCGCCCAACGCCGTGTCCGCGAACCCCCGCTTGCCGCCAGCGGCCGcgcggaggtcgccggcgacgtGCACCGTGTACACCAGCATGAACGTGAGCACGCCCTCGATGATCGCGGCGCCGAACCCGGTCATCGCCACCGCGATCCTCGTCGTCGGCACGGCCTGCGCGCAGCAACCACATTCATGATCGATGGTTATGCGGTTGGTGATCAAATGTGTCGGAGAAGAAGCGAAGGAATGAAATGAAGTAGTAAAGGGCGGTTAGTTAAACTACGTGCCTGGCCGGCGGAGATGTAGTGGAGGACGAGGCAGGCGAAGGTGGAGCCGAGCATCTGCGACGCCCAGTAGAAGATGGCGCTGGGGACGCCGATGTGGCCGCCGATGGCGAAGGCGAACGTGACGGCGGGGTTGGCGTGCCCGCCGGAGACGTCGGCCGCGATCAGCACCGCCGCGAAGAGCCCGAACGCCTGCGCCACGGCGGTGGCCACCAGGGACGCCGCGTCGGAGGCGGTGCCGCCGTCGAGCGCCGTCACCATCCCTGCCACACATTGCCAAACACAGGCGCGCTCTCGTCAATGCAACCGCCCGCAATGCAAAGAATGTAACGTGCGAGAACCATCAAAGCGCGCGCGCGGTGGAAGAGAAAACTCAGCGTACGGGCGGAGATGGCGGAGCCGACGGCAGCGAACACGAAGAGGAAGGTGGAGATGAACTCGGCGAAGTAGGAGCGGAGGGACGGCGGCGACACGCAGCGCTTCAGTTTGGCCAGGAGGCTGGACGCCATGGCGGCACAAGTTTAGTGTAGTGCGCGCTCAGATTCTCCGGCACTGGTCCTGCAGAGCGTTCCGGATTTTATAGCCAGGGAGAGGGCGCGCCCGTAGAGTGAAACGGCGACTGCTGGGTAGTTCCCGGCGGTTGCTGCCGCGCCCGTGCCGTTCCGTTCCGAGTTCACACACCCGTTGCCGCCAGGGCGTGCTGCGGCGTATACACGATTACACGTAGGCGTGTGACAAAAATTACGTGACACGAGACCTGTGACGTACACATTCATGCTGTCGTACAGAACATGTACTTGGGAACGCTGAACCGTGCATGTCATGTGTATAGATCGAACGGTTCTCTTACAACTTGCTGACATCATCGCTGGTGAAATCCAAAAGGGAAATTCAAAGAAGACCAAACATAATCACAAGACGAGACGAGGTGACAATCGACGATGATGAAATTGACACGTCGGGTTGGGTGCGGACTGCGGACTTTCATGCCGTTCATGGGTACTCCTGCTGGCCAACCGGCTGGTAGGAGGCGATGAACACGTCGCCGTAGACAAGCCCGGCCAGGCCGCCGCCGATGAGCGGGCCGACCCAGTAGACCCAGTTGCCGGCGAAGTtgccggcggccacggcggggcCGAAGGAGCGGGCTGGGTTCATGGAGCCGCCGCTGAAGGGGCCGGCTGCCAGGATGTTGGCGCCGACGATGAAGCCGATGGCCATGGgggcgatggtgccgagggaCCCCTTCTTCGGGTCGGCAGCGGTGGCGTACACGGTGTACACCAGCGCGAAGGTGATCACGATCTCCATCACCACGCCCTCGACCTCGCTGATGCCGGAGACGCCGTGCGTTGGGATGGCCTGCCCGTGGGTGACGAACTTCAGGAGGAGGCACGCCACGGAGGCGCCAAGCAGCTGGGCGACCCAGTAGAAGATGCCGGTGAGGATGGTGATgtggccgccgacggcgaggccgaAGGTGACGGCGGGGTTCAGGTGCCCGCCGGAGATGTTGGCGGCCATGGAGACGCCGACGAAGAGAGCGAACGCATGGGCGATGGCGATGGCAACCAGGCCGGCAGGGTCGAGGGCCCCGCCCTTTGTCAATTGCGCTGCAAGAGACGAATTTTTTTGGTTAACAATGAGCTAAACCCTGGATGATCGTCATGGTAAGCATGGTGTGATATGATATTTGAGAGGAGGTGTTTGAGATAGGAGAAGCTCACAGTAGGCGATGGCGGAGCCGACGCCGGCGAACACGAAGAGGAGCGTGGCAATGAACTCGGCGACATAGGCCTTGAGGGACGCCGCGCTGAAAGAGTCGCCGAAGCTTCCAAATGCAAGCTTCACCATCTTTTCCCCTGTTTTTCTTCTACTCTCTCTGACAGTAGTAGAGCCCTTGGGCTGGTATATTCAGAGAAGATGGCTACCTTATCTGATGCGAGGGGTTCTTGTGCTCAGTGTCCTTAAATACCCATCACAAGGCGCTGATGACCTGGTTTCCCTGCCTCAAATGTGCATTACAATATTATGGGCGGTGTGCGATGATCACCACAAGATTGataattcaaatttcggtcgtGTTTTGTGGCTGATATTGGCCGACCAACCGCCCTAATTCGCCAAGTTTTTGTGTTTATTATGAATTGTTTAGACCGAGCCACGTTAGGATACACCATAGGACAGCGAGGAGAAAGGTGATCTTGGAGCATATGTTATCTCATCTCCTTGATTAAATAAAATTATTGGCGGTGCATTGGTGATGGCTGAACTGCTATATCCGCAATCCTCTAAGTACCCTGCATCTGATGGACTCATGGAACTATGGAAGTATACATATGTGAAATCATTCAAGATTATGAATATTACTCGAGCAAACAAAATCCACTCCTCAATTGTGTGATTATTATTCTGTTGAAACGAGATAGTGTGATTTGCATTAGAGAAAAAACTAGTTCTATCCCAGAAATAGTATTTTTGGTGGATTGTTACTGAGTTTTTGcatgtgtcatgtgtgtgtAGGAGCTAGTTCTCCAGCTCTACAACAAAAGGTAATTTCCTCATACCTCAACCTTAGTATCTGACCGAGTAAGAGATTGACTCGATAAACATTGTAACAGCTCTCGTATTCAGGAATCTAACCGTCACTAGATACTGAATAATGTACTGATCTGTCATTCACGTTAAAGATGAGATATAAAGCGCAGTTTAGAGAAAGGTCGGATCAGGGACTGTGACAGGAATCCAATGAACAACCCCCATTTGGAGTAGGTGAGGCAAATTCATGGAGCTTGCGGCTGGTACAGCAATTGAAAACTGCAAGTTGCAAGCTGATGACAGGGCTCCTATGAGTGGCAATGACTTCATTACACAAACGGAGATGATTAGACCAAATAAAACAGCCCAACTTCTTTATGCTATCCTTCGTGGCTGTTCAGTCCATGTGTGTATAGAGTTTCCTAGAACTCACTTTTGCATATAAAACTTGTGCGCTCCGTGCATGTCAGACAAATTGTTTTTAGGGCCACTGAGTGGGAATATTCCTGAACTTTCTCTGAAAGGAGCCTGGGGTTTATCAAGAACActactttttttaattttttttttttgaaacgaggcAGATATATCAAGAGCACTACTGTCTGACGACTGCGCACAGCTCAGCTATTCGCAATATGTAAACAGAGTAGTGTATTGTTTTAGCAGTACTATACATTAAGTTAGTTTCTGATTATTTCACCGTGAATCGCAGTAATGGCAACAGCCCAGTCTGCAGGAGCTCTAAACTTCTGAAAGGATCCCTTCTTTTTAGATCGACAATAACTCCTGATCAGATGACGGATTGTGGTCAAGCACTACTTGTCACTGTTCCAAAAATTAGTTTAATCTCCttgtttcaaaagaaaagatcGAATCGTTTAAATTTCAGCCATTAGAAGGTGCGATTTTTTTCTGTTTCACACTAATCAACCATATTAGCGATAGCTGCTTTGTCAAAATGGGAAAAAAATGCTAACCAAGGGCCTAAATTTCTTAGTGAAGTGGTTAGCACTTTTGGCAACAGTCCAACTCCAAAGTGTAGCCAATAATGCCTGAGGGTAGGTGCCTTGTGCTGCTCTCGTtatattttgtttgtttgaaaatattggcaggagctctgcctaTTCATTTAAGAGGAGAAGAagtttaaagtttagcattACAAGAATATTACATAAAAGTAAGAGCGCTCATTCTCAGACACAAACAAAAGCTAACTGAAGGCATTAGGATACCATAGGATCTTCTCGGATGAAAGGTGTGCCACAAGCTGTTCTTCTTAGGAGGATGTCGTTCTGAATGAGATGAACAAGCTGAACAGCTGTCATGGAATTGCTGTCGAAAATTCATCGATTCCTTTCTTTCCATATGTCTCTCGTTATAATTCAAAATGCATCACTATGTTGTGGCCAAGGTCTAACAATGCTCTAATGATTCTTTATATTATCTCATATAGGTATATTATTGATCAAATTACAGCACATTAGAGACTGGGTGATGAATTTTTTGTCCTTTTTAGTTCAGACACATCTGCATAGACAACCAAAGCGCTGCATTTTCTAATGCAATCTCCAGCTAAACGCAACATTCGCCTGTCTGTCAAACAACCTGAAACTTCTGTGCGGTGGCAGACTCGCAGTGTATTCGGTAGAAAGTTTGTTTGCATTGGacaaattcttttttctttttgaggtgGATAAAATGTTATGCTTTGTATATATGCACGGAGGGGATAGGAATCTACACCAGCTTTAGATCCTACGCTCTCGCTTCCCACCTTCATTCCCAACCATCACGCCAAGCTTCGAATCAGGAAGCTCCAGATATCAGTATGGAATTTTGATCTGGGCCTTAGGcctcaaaagtcaaaatgaatctGAAGTAAGGCATCAATGGATGGATGGCCTACTCGGTGTTGTTGTCTGAGTTATAACCCAAGCTAAGTCGATCAAAATCACGGCACGCACAAGTGAACCGAGCGACGTTCCAAAAGTTCATCGTCATGTTACCTAACTCTCTCCTCACTCCGATCCAAAACCTGGTACCAGCTGGTGCCCAAGGGCCGTGGCTGCTCAGAGACGAGCCAGAGCCCAGAGCTGAAGCCAGAATTGCAGTTTTAGAGTTTGTGGATCATAAACAATCTAACTGACTGAGCTACGCATTGAAAATCACTTGTTCATACGAAACCACTAGAGCTTCTAGATTTGATAGCCCATACGTACGTACTGTACGTACTTACCGGATGAGATAGTACGTAATAAAGGCCTTTTTAGATATGAATTcattaatataaattttatacATTAAGCATGCATATAGATTTTTTAACTAATTGTTggtaaaaataatataaatttTAAAACATAATATGCATATTAAAAAACTACTAGAAAGAACGGAGGGGATGGGAATCGAGCTTTCACACTTTGAATGGAACCCACGCATTActgttgacgcaaaaaatcGGACAGTGGCCTCGACTCCTGCGTCGAGCACACGATCCGAGAGAAtatgcttagctcctgtttggaTTATCGTTCTAGTGCGGTTCACGCAGCGTgtcagtcaatctgacctgttgattgacaaggaagaaaagatatcaaattccagagattcgatcggctgaagtttCGATCTACTCTAAAAGATGTATCAGTGGATTGACCGATTTAATATAtggatgaccggctatgaaaaCAGCTGATGATCATGCAACAAATGTAATAGAAACTACTAGaataacctaaacaatgctacagagatAACACCTGAGACAGATCTAATTGGATGTATGATGATAAAAGTATATTGATATAGCCGACAGTTCatacctcaagctggataactgatgataagaactaaaataacaggaaaaatctataattctagcaaatatcgataactagtgaataaatctaaacaaaacaacagcgatgcacccgaagttaaagcttagatattactcgaaatgcggaacttacaaattggccggagatcacgTTGAtacagccctgccaactcgcacgaactcgtgaaaagaaaaggatttagtgaagtcgccgacttgaaaataaagttgcgtgaaaaagtagatttgcattgatgtttttgttgtttcctctacaagccttacgaggcacctatttataccctgttacagctTATTTTCCTAACTGACTACAATTTTATCTcttattcaaaataacaaatatttacatacgaatacaactcgcatcggagtcgaACACCATTCAAGCCTCTATAGGCCAACGCtgtcttcatcttcatcttatTATTGCCTTGGCTCACTCAGACCCATATCAGCCGAGCTgttctggctcccaatcggcgAGTATCTATCAACCTCATCGGCTAATCGGTCGAAATAATGTAACtttatcggccgatttctctagccacagTCTCTTATTTAACCGCATCGGTCACTCTCTTCTTCTCTTGACGCCGATcctgacacgtgtcaaaaaACCAACATCAACAATTAACCAAAGCGATTTCACGTGCCCCAAAATCGAGTTCCCTGTCACGAACTCACGGCGTCCGGCTTCTATTCTCGCTGCTTCGCCATTGCCGCACATCATAGCTCCTGTACAAGAGGAGAGACATGTCAAATCAGCGCCAAATCGGTTTCCAACAGGCCAAATCAGCCTCTGCTGCTTGAATGGAGCTCCTGCTGACACAAATTGTGGTTTTTTCTACAGGTTCAAGCTCTTTAGGGATTCCTCACAGCCTGGGAGAAGCCAGGTCAGAGAGGCGAGGCAAGGAAGCATGCTGTGGGCGAGGGAAGTAGACCGTGTGCAGCAGAGGCGTGCGAGGGGCGGAATTGCTCCAGCATGACAAGCCGCCTCCGCTCGCCGTTGCTCATGTCTAAGAACCTGAGACCGGCGAGACGAATGAAGCGGTGTGATTACAGCCAGGGACAAGCGGGATCGGACCCTTTCTTTGGGGATAAAGCGGGATCGGATATGGTCAGTATTCGATTACTCCTTCCAGAAATGATGGGCATATTTAAATTGGGAAAAAATCTTCCAAGTAGATTTTGattcttaatttctcttataATATAATATCAATTGCTAGATCTCAAAACGACTTTGAATATAAACATATTGATGCAAAATTTATACACTAAATGTGCTTGTAATTTAACTAATTATCAGCCAAAATTTGTAAGTTtgacttttttttcttattaaaaTACACAATTatttttggatggagggaggcTACCTGTTATATAGTGTTATCACTCCATGCGTCTATGTTATATGTTATATCCGGTGAACTAAATACTATCTTACATTTTGCTGCCCATATGTAAGTACGTACGTATCGGGTGGCGTGGATTTTTCTTCACGTACTTTGCATTGCAATATATTCATTAAATGGGAACTGGAAATGTCACCCCATCATTAAACGGCAGCATATTTTGACCAGTGTGTTCGTAATCTTGTCGTTTGTGAATTTTGAAGCCGAGTCATGATCGGAAGATGACCCCGAAAGTCCACGAGTGCACCTTCATCGGTTGAATTGGTTGCATACATACGGGGACGATGGGAAGTACGGAGTAGATGGCTGCGGGTGGCGTGCCTATATATACGCTTGATGGTGCTGATACGCTTGACAGCACGACTCGTCATCAGAGCATGCCTGCAGCAATGGGCTCCAAATCCATAGCCTCCTCTGCCACCCTTTTCCCGGCCATCGCCATGGTTCTCCTGCTCGTGGCTTCTGCACTAGCACAACCCCATGGCGCAACCCCTCCCCCCTGCGGCTGCAACGATGGCGTTTCCGCCTCCGCAGAGGTCATCCTTGCTGCCTTGATGGAATTGTCCCAAGACATCAACCAAACTGTGAGCGACTCCTGTCAATGAGGTGGATTTGCAACTTTTCAGAACTAGCACAACAGTAACTGTTAGGAATGGTCTA
This portion of the Setaria viridis chromosome 7, Setaria_viridis_v4.0, whole genome shotgun sequence genome encodes:
- the LOC117865991 gene encoding aquaporin TIP2-3, yielding MVKLAFGSFGDSFSAASLKAYVAEFIATLLFVFAGVGSAIAYSQLTKGGALDPAGLVAIAIAHAFALFVGVSMAANISGGHLNPAVTFGLAVGGHITILTGIFYWVAQLLGASVACLLLKFVTHGQAIPTHGVSGISEVEGVVMEIVITFALVYTVYATAADPKKGSLGTIAPMAIGFIVGANILAAGPFSGGSMNPARSFGPAVAAGNFAGNWVYWVGPLIGGGLAGLVYGDVFIASYQPVGQQEYP
- the LOC117865989 gene encoding uncharacterized protein: MVVYVVHTRRERRGGRAGEGSSAMSKNLVRLASRAVKPAIPSGAGGRSLSRAGGGRPLRATSPPPPSSISGCTASWESRSLRRDGEEDWEEVVAAGARPGIAGFRGEATEEHGVVFGAPPTDDEVCAAVASIKQVFEKPSDVDSDAPELTLALPMSGHPSCGLIVNHFALDSGASEVGSDEWTEPAMLVRNSSALLTKEHGSVLDALRLLHEDPSVQKMVMALSKDKAVWHAVMENEVVQEFKRSFQDAKETDLNGRSTAPPGFMMWVLENTQAKIKEFLEKILGLVNMLFQSGDKDYDMSDDIVRMSFMLSVFVFIVVTIARIH
- the LOC117864797 gene encoding probable aquaporin TIP5-1 encodes the protein MASSLLAKLKRCVSPPSLRSYFAEFISTFLFVFAAVGSAISARMVTALDGGTASDAASLVATAVAQAFGLFAAVLIAADVSGGHANPAVTFAFAIGGHIGVPSAIFYWASQMLGSTFACLVLHYISAGQAVPTTRIAVAMTGFGAAIIEGVLTFMLVYTVHVAGDLRAAAGGKRGFADTALGALAVGLVAGALVLSAGPLTGASMNPARSFGPAVVSGNYKNQAVYWAGPMIGAAVAALAHQILAGAPDAAAAGSSSSCHGNVETVVV